A single genomic interval of Mycolicibacterium holsaticum DSM 44478 = JCM 12374 harbors:
- a CDS encoding SDR family oxidoreductase, with protein sequence MSEKVWFITGTSRGFGREWATAALQRGDKVAATARNLATLDDLSREYGAALLPLQLDVTDREADFAAVKQAHDHFGRLDVVVNNAGYGHFGFVEEVSEREARDQIETNVFGALWVTQAALPYLRAQRSGHIIQVSSIGGVAAFQNLGLYHASKWALEGFSQALAQEVAPFGIHVTLIEPAGFSTDWSGASARRSDPLPDYKEVHEEADRIRSQRVAKPGDPRATARALLKVIDAENPPLRVFFGEYGLEMIKAEYENRIKTWEQWQPVAIDAQG encoded by the coding sequence ATGAGCGAAAAGGTTTGGTTCATCACCGGGACATCGCGCGGGTTCGGCCGCGAGTGGGCGACGGCGGCCCTGCAGCGTGGTGACAAGGTCGCCGCGACGGCGCGCAACCTCGCCACCCTGGACGATCTTTCCCGGGAGTACGGCGCTGCGCTGCTGCCGCTGCAGCTGGATGTCACCGATCGCGAGGCGGACTTCGCCGCGGTCAAGCAGGCCCACGACCACTTCGGGCGGCTCGACGTCGTGGTCAACAACGCCGGGTACGGCCACTTCGGTTTCGTCGAGGAGGTCAGCGAACGGGAAGCGCGCGATCAGATCGAGACCAACGTGTTCGGTGCGCTGTGGGTGACCCAGGCCGCGCTGCCGTACCTGCGGGCCCAGCGCAGCGGGCACATCATCCAGGTGTCGTCGATCGGCGGGGTGGCGGCGTTTCAGAACCTCGGGCTCTACCACGCCTCCAAGTGGGCGCTGGAGGGCTTCTCGCAGGCGCTGGCGCAGGAGGTGGCCCCGTTCGGCATCCACGTCACGTTGATCGAGCCGGCCGGCTTCTCCACCGACTGGAGCGGGGCATCGGCGCGGCGCTCGGATCCGCTGCCCGACTACAAAGAGGTGCACGAGGAGGCCGACCGGATCCGCAGCCAGCGCGTCGCCAAACCCGGTGACCCCAGGGCGACGGCCCGGGCGCTACTCAAGGTCATTGATGCCGAAAACCCGCCGCTGCGAGTGTTTTTCGGTGAGTACGGGCTGGAGATGATCAAGGCCGAGTACGAGAACCGGATCAAGACCTGGGAGCAGTGGCAGCCGGTCGCCATCGACGCGCAGGGCTGA
- a CDS encoding glycosyltransferase family 4 protein — MRVAIVAESFLPNVNGVTNSVLRVLEHLRRTGHEALVIAPDTPRGQPPADRVHDGIRVHRVPSRMFPAVNSLPLGVPRPRMLGVLRGFDPDIVHLASPALLGYGGLHAARRLGVPAVAVFQTDIAGFARSYGVGFTARAAWAWTRHLHSRADRTLAPSTAAMEDLSAHRVPRVHKWARGVDITGFAPSGRDDTLRRSWSPHGKPIVGFVGRLAPEKHVERLAVLDARDDLQLVVVGDGIARAKLQTALPSAIFTGALYGAQLATAYASMDVFVHPGEHETFCQAVQEAMASGLPVVAPNAGGPRDLVASYRTGLLLPVDEFEAKLPAAVDHLIAERARYSAAARRSVLTRTWPVICDELLEHYDDVLGRRRREAA; from the coding sequence GTGCGCGTTGCCATCGTCGCAGAGTCCTTCCTCCCCAACGTCAACGGCGTCACGAACTCGGTGCTGCGGGTGCTCGAGCACCTTCGCCGCACCGGACACGAGGCCCTCGTCATCGCCCCCGACACCCCGCGCGGTCAGCCTCCCGCCGATCGCGTGCACGACGGTATCCGGGTGCACCGGGTGCCCTCGCGGATGTTCCCCGCCGTCAACTCGCTACCGCTCGGCGTCCCGCGGCCCCGGATGCTCGGCGTGCTGCGCGGATTCGACCCTGACATCGTGCATCTGGCGTCCCCGGCGCTGCTCGGCTACGGCGGGCTGCACGCGGCCCGGCGCCTGGGTGTGCCGGCCGTCGCGGTATTCCAAACCGACATCGCCGGTTTCGCGCGAAGCTACGGTGTCGGGTTCACCGCCCGGGCCGCGTGGGCGTGGACCCGGCACCTGCACAGCCGCGCTGACCGCACCCTGGCGCCGTCCACCGCCGCAATGGAAGACCTGAGCGCACACCGCGTTCCCCGGGTGCACAAGTGGGCGCGCGGTGTCGACATCACCGGGTTCGCGCCGTCGGGACGCGACGACACGCTGCGCCGCAGCTGGTCACCGCACGGCAAACCCATCGTCGGTTTCGTCGGGCGCCTGGCGCCGGAAAAGCACGTCGAACGGTTGGCGGTGCTGGACGCCCGCGACGACCTGCAACTCGTCGTCGTCGGTGACGGTATAGCCCGAGCCAAACTCCAAACCGCTTTGCCTTCAGCGATTTTCACCGGCGCACTGTACGGTGCGCAACTGGCGACGGCCTACGCGTCGATGGACGTGTTCGTCCATCCCGGCGAGCACGAAACGTTCTGCCAGGCCGTTCAGGAGGCGATGGCTTCTGGCCTGCCCGTCGTCGCCCCGAACGCCGGCGGACCGCGCGACCTGGTCGCTTCCTACCGCACCGGGCTGCTGCTCCCCGTCGACGAGTTCGAGGCCAAGCTACCCGCCGCCGTCGATCACCTGATCGCCGAGCGGGCACGCTACTCGGCCGCCGCTCGCCGCAGCGTGCTCACCCGCACCTGGCCCGTCATCTGCGACGAGTTGCTCGAGCACTACGACGACGTGCTCGGCCGCCGCCGCCGCGAAGCCGCCTGA
- a CDS encoding DsbA family protein, whose amino-acid sequence MRVSRILALLAVAVMLVAAGCTRHVAGTAQPDPQKPPVEVSQDGFGVVAGFENAPARIEIFTEPQCPHCADLQADFGDQLAYYIGVGQLKVTYRPLTFLDDETDGHSARVSNALFLAADADATGAEFQRFVEELWAHQQPGGQGPSDDEMAEMARAAQLPESAVKRVATGGSAVNIADMEVTNFQYLYQIDPLSTGTPTVYDLVHDERIDIYDDDWLVNLVQS is encoded by the coding sequence ATGCGGGTATCCCGGATCCTGGCGCTGCTGGCGGTCGCGGTGATGCTCGTCGCGGCCGGGTGCACCAGACACGTCGCGGGCACCGCACAGCCCGATCCGCAGAAACCGCCGGTCGAGGTGAGCCAGGACGGCTTCGGCGTCGTCGCCGGATTCGAGAACGCGCCCGCCCGTATCGAGATCTTCACCGAACCGCAGTGCCCGCACTGCGCGGATCTGCAGGCCGATTTCGGCGATCAGCTCGCCTACTACATCGGCGTCGGACAGTTGAAGGTCACCTACCGTCCGCTGACGTTTCTGGACGACGAGACCGACGGACATTCCGCGCGGGTGAGCAACGCGCTGTTCCTGGCCGCGGACGCCGACGCGACCGGCGCGGAGTTCCAACGGTTCGTCGAGGAGCTGTGGGCACACCAGCAGCCCGGCGGCCAAGGCCCCAGCGACGATGAAATGGCCGAGATGGCAAGGGCTGCCCAGCTTCCCGAGAGCGCGGTCAAGCGCGTCGCTACCGGTGGCTCAGCGGTGAACATCGCCGACATGGAGGTGACCAATTTTCAGTACCTCTATCAGATCGATCCGTTGAGCACCGGTACACCAACGGTTTACGACCTGGTCCACGACGAGCGGATCGACATCTACGACGACGACTGGTTGGTGAACCTCGTCCAGTCCTGA
- a CDS encoding DUF3592 domain-containing protein, with amino-acid sequence MVHNVFPNLSADPNGSRTQRVFRRIRIVIVIVACLVTLQSVLMVLGAWRNDRQIERHMGVAEAEVLSAGPRRSTIEFVTPDRVTYRPELGVLYPSELETGMRIYVEYDVNNPDLVRVQDRNASLAIIPAGSIAVVCWLIAGVALAGSSLAQRHLTRRKGQPGGEAPDDPGAASAQDWTRFTNQSSS; translated from the coding sequence TTGGTGCACAACGTGTTTCCGAACCTGTCGGCTGATCCCAATGGGTCGCGCACTCAGCGGGTGTTCCGGCGGATCCGCATCGTGATCGTGATCGTGGCGTGCCTGGTGACGCTGCAGTCGGTGCTGATGGTGTTGGGCGCGTGGCGCAACGACCGCCAGATCGAACGGCACATGGGTGTCGCGGAGGCCGAGGTGCTCAGCGCGGGGCCGCGGCGGTCGACGATCGAGTTCGTCACCCCCGACCGCGTGACATACCGACCGGAGTTGGGAGTGCTGTACCCGTCGGAGTTGGAGACGGGGATGCGCATCTATGTCGAATACGACGTGAACAACCCGGATCTGGTGCGGGTGCAGGACCGTAACGCGTCGCTGGCGATCATCCCGGCCGGTTCGATCGCGGTGGTGTGCTGGCTGATCGCGGGCGTGGCGCTGGCGGGCTCCAGCCTGGCCCAGCGTCACCTCACGCGCCGGAAGGGACAACCGGGCGGGGAAGCGCCCGACGATCCCGGCGCGGCGAGTGCTCAGGACTGGACGAGGTTCACCAACCAGTCGTCGTCGTAG
- the menD gene encoding 2-succinyl-5-enolpyruvyl-6-hydroxy-3-cyclohexene-1-carboxylic-acid synthase: MNPSTAQARVVVDELIRGGVQDVVLCPGSRNAPLAFALHDADRAGRLRLHVRIDERTAGYLAIGLAVAEQAPVCVAMTSGTAVANLGPAVVEANYARVPLIVLSANRPYELLGTGANQTFEQLGYFGTQVRASISLGLAEEATERMAELNAQWRSATCRVLVAATGSRSANAGPVQFDIPLREPLVPGASESPDTRGYALDGRPGGKPWTYTPPVTFDQPLDIDLTPDTVVIAGHGAGEHPNLAALPTVAEPTAPAAANPLHPLALPLIHPKQVVMLGRPTLHRPVSALLADPSVPVYALTTGPRWPDVSGNSQATGTRAVTSGAPHPGWLKRCAEFNRHAFDAVRGQLKAHPLTTGLHVAAAVADALRPGDQLVLGASNPVRDAALVGLTTQGIKVRSNRGVAGIDGTVSTAIGAALAHERATAAGSGRTIALIGDLTFVHDSSGLLIGPTEPTPRNLTIVVSNDNGGGIFELLEQGDPRFSDVSSRIFGTPHDVDVGALCRAYHVESRQLEVDDLADAFAEPFEGMRVLEVKADRSSLRALHASIKAAL; encoded by the coding sequence GTGAACCCATCGACCGCGCAGGCCCGCGTGGTCGTCGACGAACTCATTCGCGGCGGCGTGCAAGACGTCGTGCTGTGCCCGGGGTCGCGCAACGCACCGTTGGCGTTCGCTCTGCACGACGCCGACCGGGCCGGCCGCCTGCGGCTGCACGTGCGCATCGACGAGCGCACGGCGGGGTATCTGGCGATCGGGTTGGCCGTGGCCGAGCAGGCGCCGGTGTGCGTGGCGATGACGTCGGGCACCGCGGTGGCCAATTTGGGCCCGGCGGTGGTGGAGGCCAACTACGCCCGGGTGCCGCTGATCGTGCTGAGCGCCAACCGGCCCTACGAGCTGCTGGGCACCGGCGCCAACCAGACCTTCGAGCAGCTCGGCTACTTCGGCACCCAGGTGCGCGCGTCGATCAGCCTGGGCCTCGCTGAGGAGGCGACCGAGCGGATGGCCGAGCTCAACGCCCAGTGGCGGTCGGCGACGTGCCGAGTCCTGGTGGCGGCCACGGGATCCCGGTCGGCCAACGCGGGCCCGGTGCAGTTCGACATTCCGCTGCGCGAGCCGCTGGTGCCCGGCGCCAGTGAGAGCCCCGACACCCGCGGCTACGCGCTCGACGGCAGGCCCGGCGGCAAGCCGTGGACCTACACCCCGCCGGTCACCTTCGACCAGCCGCTGGACATCGACCTCACGCCGGACACCGTCGTCATCGCGGGCCACGGCGCGGGCGAGCACCCCAACCTGGCGGCGCTGCCCACGGTCGCCGAGCCGACGGCGCCGGCTGCCGCCAACCCGCTGCATCCGCTGGCGTTGCCGCTGATCCACCCCAAACAGGTCGTCATGCTGGGCCGCCCCACCCTGCACCGGCCGGTGTCGGCCCTGCTGGCCGATCCGTCGGTGCCGGTGTACGCGTTGACGACGGGCCCCCGCTGGCCCGATGTCTCCGGGAATTCGCAGGCCACCGGCACCCGCGCCGTCACCTCGGGCGCACCGCATCCGGGCTGGCTGAAGCGCTGCGCAGAATTCAATCGGCATGCGTTCGACGCGGTCCGCGGCCAGCTCAAGGCGCATCCGCTGACCACCGGGCTGCACGTGGCCGCCGCGGTCGCCGACGCGCTGAGGCCCGGGGACCAGCTGGTGCTCGGCGCGTCCAACCCGGTGCGCGACGCGGCGTTGGTGGGGTTGACCACCCAGGGCATCAAGGTGCGCTCCAACCGCGGCGTGGCCGGTATCGACGGCACGGTGTCGACGGCGATCGGGGCGGCGCTGGCACATGAGCGGGCCACCGCCGCCGGCAGCGGCCGCACGATCGCGCTGATCGGTGATCTGACTTTCGTGCACGACAGCTCGGGGCTGTTGATCGGGCCGACGGAGCCCACGCCGCGCAACCTGACCATCGTGGTGTCCAACGACAACGGCGGCGGCATCTTCGAACTGCTCGAGCAGGGCGATCCGCGGTTCTCCGACGTGTCGTCACGGATCTTCGGCACCCCGCACGACGTGGACGTGGGCGCGTTGTGCCGGGCGTATCACGTGGAGAGCCGCCAGCTCGAGGTCGACGACCTGGCCGATGCCTTCGCCGAGCCGTTCGAGGGGATGCGGGTGCTGGAGGTGAAGGCTGACCGGTCCTCGTTGCGGGCATTGCACGCGTCGATCAAGGCGGCGCTGTGA
- a CDS encoding alpha/beta fold hydrolase, producing the protein MNLAYDDRGSGPAVVFIAGRGGAGRTWHLHQVPEFQRAGYRCITFDNRGVGATEQASGFTIETMVGDTAALIEKLDAAPARLVGVSMGSFIAQELMLSRPELVDRAVLMATRGRTDRTREFFRSAEWELTESGVRLPPSYDAKVRLLESFSPKTLNDDAKVRDWIDMFMMWPTKPTPGLRTQLGVGPDGNRLLAYRVITNPALVIGFSDDVVLPPHLGREVADAMPNGRFLEIPDAGHLGFIEQPQMVNEAVLKFFADSLES; encoded by the coding sequence GTGAATTTGGCCTATGACGACCGCGGTAGCGGTCCCGCTGTGGTGTTCATCGCCGGTCGCGGCGGTGCGGGCCGGACCTGGCATCTGCACCAGGTCCCTGAGTTCCAGCGGGCCGGCTATCGCTGCATCACCTTCGACAACCGTGGCGTCGGCGCCACCGAACAGGCCAGCGGGTTCACCATCGAGACGATGGTGGGCGACACTGCGGCGCTGATCGAGAAGCTCGACGCGGCGCCCGCACGGCTCGTCGGCGTGTCGATGGGCTCGTTCATCGCCCAGGAACTCATGCTGTCGCGCCCCGAACTCGTCGACCGCGCGGTGCTGATGGCCACCCGCGGCCGCACCGACCGCACCCGCGAGTTCTTCCGCAGCGCCGAGTGGGAGCTGACCGAGTCCGGTGTCCGGTTGCCGCCCAGCTATGACGCCAAAGTCCGGCTGCTGGAAAGCTTTTCGCCGAAGACCCTCAACGACGACGCCAAGGTCCGCGACTGGATCGACATGTTCATGATGTGGCCGACCAAGCCGACGCCGGGGCTGCGGACCCAGCTGGGCGTCGGGCCCGACGGCAACCGGTTACTGGCGTACCGCGTCATCACGAACCCCGCGCTGGTCATCGGGTTCTCCGACGACGTGGTGCTGCCGCCGCACCTGGGCCGCGAGGTGGCCGACGCCATGCCCAACGGCCGCTTCCTGGAGATTCCCGACGCCGGGCACCTGGGCTTCATCGAACAACCGCAGATGGTCAACGAGGCGGTGCTGAAGTTCTTCGCCGATAGTCTGGAGTCGTGA
- a CDS encoding DUF559 domain-containing protein, translated as MIDDFLRRHDGVITLAQARHAGLSQKAVQRRVSSGHWRRCTRGVYFAADRPFTDAARIRAAVWGYGSQAAASGLAAAWWHGLTRFAPDIVEVTVPRNSHGRSRAGCRVRRRDLGISDVVEHSGLRLTALDLTVVEAAVQRGGGVGLLDSALQRHVTLRQLWRAHLRNKGRYGSPRARRLLYAASDGARSEAERLLLKLLRSAGVTGWQANHPCGPYTIDVAFRELKIAIEVDGWAFHSDQQAFQHDRRRQNYLILHGWQVLRFTWLDLVEYPQRVLAAIRSAISARSRTLAGR; from the coding sequence ATGATCGACGACTTCTTGCGCCGACATGACGGCGTGATCACGCTGGCCCAGGCCCGTCACGCCGGCCTGAGCCAGAAGGCCGTGCAGCGACGCGTGTCCTCCGGGCATTGGCGCCGTTGCACGCGCGGCGTGTATTTCGCAGCGGACCGACCGTTCACCGACGCAGCACGTATCCGCGCGGCGGTATGGGGTTACGGCTCTCAGGCCGCGGCAAGCGGTCTCGCGGCCGCATGGTGGCACGGTCTGACCAGGTTTGCTCCCGACATCGTCGAGGTGACGGTCCCCCGCAACAGTCACGGACGCAGCCGTGCCGGATGCCGGGTGCGACGGCGCGACCTCGGGATATCCGATGTCGTCGAGCACAGCGGACTTCGGCTGACGGCGTTGGACCTGACCGTCGTGGAAGCTGCGGTGCAGCGCGGTGGCGGCGTCGGGTTGCTGGACTCTGCGCTGCAACGCCATGTCACCCTGCGCCAGTTGTGGCGTGCGCACCTGCGCAACAAGGGGCGATACGGCTCGCCTCGGGCACGCCGCCTGTTGTACGCGGCCTCCGATGGCGCCCGGTCGGAGGCGGAGCGGCTGCTACTCAAGCTGCTCCGCAGCGCAGGCGTCACCGGATGGCAGGCCAACCATCCGTGCGGCCCGTACACGATCGACGTCGCATTTCGCGAACTCAAGATCGCGATCGAGGTCGACGGCTGGGCGTTCCACAGTGACCAGCAGGCGTTCCAGCACGACAGAAGACGCCAGAACTATCTGATCCTGCACGGCTGGCAGGTGCTGCGCTTTACCTGGCTAGACCTCGTCGAGTACCCCCAGCGGGTTCTCGCCGCCATCCGCTCGGCGATTTCGGCGCGCTCACGGACGCTGGCGGGGCGTTAG
- a CDS encoding DJ-1/PfpI family protein yields the protein MQIAIMVYPGYTALDFIGPYEVLRNLPDTEVRFVWHEPGPVAADSGVLLIGATHSFDETPSPDLVLVPGGGSTFEHARDEKVLDWVRRVHETSTWTTSVCSGSVILAAAGLLAGRRATSHWMALPTLKAFGVEPVGDQRIVREGKIVTAAGVSAGIDLAMWLCGQIGGEAKAKAVQLVIEYDPQPPFDSGHTSKASVATKAAASALLTRDMVKQHQLAPSMKLVWSAALKRAISAR from the coding sequence ATGCAGATCGCGATCATGGTGTACCCCGGCTACACCGCGCTGGACTTCATCGGCCCCTACGAGGTGCTGCGCAACCTGCCCGACACCGAGGTGCGGTTCGTCTGGCACGAACCGGGTCCCGTCGCCGCCGATTCAGGGGTGCTGCTCATCGGCGCGACGCACTCGTTCGACGAGACGCCGTCTCCGGATCTGGTCCTGGTACCCGGCGGCGGGTCGACGTTCGAGCACGCCCGCGACGAGAAGGTGCTCGACTGGGTCCGGCGCGTTCATGAGACGTCCACCTGGACGACGTCGGTGTGCTCGGGCTCGGTGATCCTGGCCGCGGCCGGTCTGCTGGCGGGCCGGCGGGCCACCTCGCACTGGATGGCGCTGCCGACGCTGAAGGCGTTCGGCGTCGAACCGGTCGGCGATCAGCGGATCGTGCGGGAGGGCAAGATCGTCACCGCGGCGGGGGTGTCGGCAGGCATCGACCTGGCGATGTGGCTGTGCGGGCAGATCGGCGGGGAGGCCAAGGCCAAGGCGGTGCAGCTGGTGATCGAGTACGACCCGCAGCCGCCGTTCGACTCCGGGCACACCTCCAAGGCGTCGGTGGCCACCAAGGCGGCCGCGTCGGCGCTGCTGACCCGCGACATGGTCAAACAGCACCAGTTGGCGCCGTCGATGAAGCTGGTCTGGAGCGCGGCGCTCAAACGGGCGATTTCGGCGCGCTAA
- a CDS encoding GlxA family transcriptional regulator: MRSVLILGYPGVQALDLVGPHEVFTGAAMYLQAHGRDGYQVRVATADGEPATTGTGLAFVAQPLPDPREPVDTVILPGGYGVDEARANPDVIAWVQVVAQHARRVVSVCTGAFLAAQAGLLDGCPATTHWAFADRLAREFPSVAVDPEPIFVRSSPQVWTAAGVSAGIDLALSLVEDDHGTDAAQTVARWLVMYLRRPGGQTQFAAPVWMPRAKRAPIRQVQEAIESEPGGLHSVPELARRAAMSPRHFTRVFTEEVGEAPGAYVERIRTEAARRQLEETDDTVTAIAARCGFGTAETLRRNFVRRLGVSPDQYRKTFA, translated from the coding sequence GTGCGATCGGTACTCATCCTCGGCTACCCGGGCGTCCAGGCCCTCGACCTGGTCGGCCCGCACGAGGTGTTCACCGGCGCCGCGATGTACCTGCAGGCCCACGGCCGCGACGGCTACCAGGTGCGCGTCGCCACCGCGGACGGCGAACCGGCGACCACCGGGACCGGTCTGGCCTTCGTCGCCCAACCGTTACCCGACCCGCGCGAACCCGTCGACACCGTGATCCTGCCCGGCGGGTACGGCGTGGACGAGGCCCGCGCCAACCCCGACGTCATCGCCTGGGTTCAGGTCGTCGCGCAGCACGCGCGCCGCGTCGTCAGCGTCTGCACCGGCGCGTTCCTGGCCGCGCAGGCCGGTCTTCTCGACGGCTGCCCGGCCACCACGCACTGGGCGTTCGCCGACCGGTTGGCCCGCGAGTTCCCCTCGGTGGCCGTCGATCCCGAGCCGATCTTCGTGCGCAGCAGCCCGCAGGTCTGGACCGCGGCGGGCGTCAGCGCCGGCATCGACCTGGCGCTGTCGCTGGTCGAAGACGACCACGGCACCGACGCCGCGCAGACCGTCGCGCGCTGGCTGGTGATGTACCTGCGCAGGCCCGGCGGGCAGACCCAGTTCGCCGCGCCGGTGTGGATGCCGCGCGCCAAACGCGCACCGATCCGGCAGGTGCAGGAAGCCATCGAATCCGAACCCGGTGGGCTGCACAGCGTTCCGGAGCTGGCGCGCCGCGCCGCGATGAGCCCGCGCCACTTCACTAGGGTGTTCACCGAGGAGGTGGGGGAGGCGCCGGGGGCCTACGTCGAACGGATCCGCACCGAGGCCGCGCGCCGTCAGCTCGAGGAGACCGACGACACCGTCACCGCGATCGCCGCGCGCTGCGGTTTCGGCACCGCGGAAACGTTGCGCCGCAACTTCGTTCGCCGGCTCGGCGTATCCCCCGACCAGTACCGCAAGACGTTCGCCTGA
- a CDS encoding o-succinylbenzoate synthase — MDDVPGLDDILDRLHVVALPMRVRFRGITVREVALIDGPAGWGEFGAFLEYRPPEAAHWLASAVEAAYQPSPPKHRDRIPINATVPAVAAAAVPEVLDRFPGAKTAKVKVAEPGQTLADDVARVNAVRAHIRTVRVDANGGWTVAEALTAAAALTADGPLEYLEQPCATVAELAELRRRVDVPIAADESIRKADDPLHVVRAGAADVAVLKVAPLGGVARMLDIAAQIDIPIVVSSALDSAVGIGRGLLAAAALPELRHACGLGTGGLFVEDVAEPPRAVDGTLPVGPVVPDPARLEALAAPPDRRRWWIDRIRACHAVVS, encoded by the coding sequence ATGGACGACGTGCCCGGCCTCGACGACATCCTCGACCGTCTGCATGTCGTCGCGCTGCCCATGCGAGTTCGGTTCCGCGGCATCACTGTTCGCGAGGTCGCGCTGATCGACGGGCCCGCCGGGTGGGGCGAGTTCGGCGCGTTCCTCGAATACCGGCCGCCTGAGGCCGCGCACTGGCTGGCCTCGGCCGTGGAGGCCGCCTACCAGCCGTCGCCGCCGAAGCACCGCGACCGCATCCCGATCAACGCCACCGTGCCCGCCGTCGCCGCCGCGGCCGTCCCCGAGGTGCTGGATCGGTTTCCCGGGGCGAAAACGGCGAAGGTGAAGGTCGCCGAACCGGGGCAGACGCTGGCCGACGACGTCGCGCGCGTCAACGCGGTGCGCGCGCACATCCGCACGGTGCGCGTCGACGCCAACGGCGGCTGGACGGTCGCCGAGGCGCTCACCGCCGCCGCCGCGTTGACCGCCGACGGCCCGCTGGAGTACCTAGAGCAGCCGTGCGCGACGGTCGCGGAGTTGGCCGAGTTGCGCCGCCGCGTCGACGTGCCGATCGCCGCCGACGAGAGCATCCGCAAGGCCGACGACCCACTGCACGTGGTGCGCGCCGGAGCCGCCGACGTCGCGGTGCTCAAGGTGGCACCGCTGGGCGGCGTCGCGCGGATGCTGGACATCGCCGCGCAGATCGACATCCCGATCGTGGTGTCGTCCGCGCTGGACTCGGCCGTGGGGATCGGACGCGGGTTGCTGGCCGCCGCGGCGCTGCCCGAACTGCGCCACGCGTGCGGGCTGGGCACCGGCGGGTTGTTCGTCGAGGACGTCGCCGAACCGCCGCGGGCCGTCGACGGCACGCTGCCGGTCGGGCCCGTCGTCCCCGATCCGGCCCGGCTCGAGGCGCTGGCCGCCCCACCCGACCGCAGGCGGTGGTGGATCGACCGGATCCGGGCCTGCCACGCGGTCGTGTCCTAA